In Bos indicus x Bos taurus breed Angus x Brahman F1 hybrid chromosome 4, Bos_hybrid_MaternalHap_v2.0, whole genome shotgun sequence, the sequence TCTCGTCCACAAGCTTCAGCAGCACAAGCCGCACCAGCTCGCCCATGTACTTGCCACCGATGAGTTTCTCGTACCTGGGCAGAGGAGGACAGCCGAGTCATTCCCCGCAGGGAGGTCCCCACGAGCAGACGGAGATCGGCCACCGCCCCATCACAGCCAAAAGGAGGCCATGTGGGACGCTGTGACACTGGGTTCAAGCCCATTTCGGCATTAATCCACCTGGGCTTTTGGGGCCTTGGGAGAACGCTCCATGGTGGGGCCACAGTTCAGTCCCTCTAAGACCTTCCTCCCGAAGGACCCTGAGCTGAGCCCACTTCGATCTCCCCGCATTTATGTGATAGGAGCTCTTCTCATCACCCAGAGACAGTTGGGGAAGCTCAGGCTCAGAGGGGCTAGTGGCCAGCCTGGAGCAGGCCTCTGCCCACTTGCTAGGGCTCCTAGGGTCCCTGTGCGCCTAGAATCCACCGAGTTGGCACATCAGCCCTAGAGTCTGTAGGCCTCCagtgttttcctcttttattgaATACTACCGACCTCCCCGAGGTTTAGGAGAGCCAGAGAAGAAGCTCAGGTGCCTGGTGCAGAGTAGGCAGTTGATAAAGGAAAGCCCTGACAAGCTCTGAACCTGCAACATCCTCCAGGTTACTCCAATTCATTCTGGTAACTTGTTCAGAGCCATACTTTGGGGATCTCTTGATTAAGCCCAGTCAGCCTTGCTGGGGGCTTCTCAGTCTTCCTATGCCAGCGGTCACCTGCTGGAACGGGGGAAGTCCCTGCTCATCTGTCCATAGGCCCTCTTTTTAAAGACTAATCTTGGCATCTCTCATTATTTCCGGTTCACAGAGGGGCACACGTGTCTGAGCTGAAGAAAGAAACGAGCCAGCTTATGAAGAGATTGTCAGTTTGCTTTTCCCCAGAACTGTTTAAAAACAAGCCCATTATCTGCGGGCCGGCCCCATCTGCCGCATGGTCGGGGGAGGGGCGGTCCTTACAGCTGCTGGCCGGGGTTCAGGGAGTTCTCATCCACCACACGGTCGTACTCCAGCAGGAACTCGTCCAGCTCGCCTGAGTCCCCGAAGGCGCCCCACTCGGTGTTGACACACATGCGGCCCTCGTCCCCTTCCACCAGCTCCACGTTCTGCATCTCCTCCATGTAGCAAGCGTTGCAGCCCGTGCCTATGGGAAGTGGCATCGTCGGATCCCACCTGGGATGCCAGCTGTCCTGGGTGCATCGCCCCTGCAGGAAGCCCTGTGTGGCCCTGTCTTCCCAGCTTCTTTGAGCCCTCAACCCTCACCACTCCCTCCATCTCCCTGCAGCAAAGGAAAACCAGCTCTCCCAGGAGCTGGAAGGTCTGggtttgctgtgtgacctcaggtagATAAACCCACCTCCCTGGGTGGTTCTTCTTCCCCAAAAGGGGTTGGTAACACCTACTCCCCCTGTTACCTGGAGTTGAGAGAAGTGAGGGAAAGAATATATGTTAAAGTGCTTTGCCAATTACAGATGGGTGTGGAATGTTATGATTTTGTCTTGTCTGTGCATCCCTCTTGTTTTCTGGCACTTTCTAAACATTTATTTGAACTCTGTCTcagcttctgttcttttttgaGGGGGGCCACCCAGAggtcgggcttcccaggtggctcagtggtaaagaatccatctgccaatgcaggagatgcaggaagtgTGGGtccagttcctgggttgggaggatcccttggaagaggaaatagcaacccactccagtatttttgcctggagaattccatggacagaggcacctggcaggctacggtccatagtgtCGCACAACTAAGAGgatgagcacgcacgcacacacccaGTGGTGACTGAGGCAGCGTGTGGGCTCTTGGGAGCAGCACACAGGTCACTGAAGGTGGGCCTGGCCATGGAATTTATAATCTGCAGGGTCCCATGCAAAGTGAAAACATGGAGTCCTTTGTTCATAAATTGAGTTTCAAAATAGTGATAGCAGAGCATCAATCTGAACATGACTGCACACCCCTCAAGCTGTGAGGGACAGCCACTCAGTCATACCAACCTCATACCAGCAGTGGAGCTGCCTGGGATCCAGGCCCAGTGATGCTGGGCCTTCCAAgattttgtggggaaaaaaatacagaaatccaGACTTTGACGTGATTTCTCCCAATTTTTAGGTGTTGGTAATTATCATAAACATGTGTTTAACCGCAGAGCAGAGACACCAAGACTGTTGCAGGACGAATGTGATCACTGGCTACTCTACCATCTCTGCTCCAGAGGCAAACCTGAGGCCATCGGCCACAGAGCCCAGGTGGAGGTGTGCTGGGGAACTGACCCAGGCAGTTCTCTCTCCTCTCAGGGACGAGAGAACCAGGGCCCCTGGGGCTTCTGTTTAGGGGTGGACTTAACTTTCAGCTGGAAGGTGAGGgtggaaggaagaaaagtgaGAAACTAGAGGAGAGGCAGAGTCGACCAGGCTGCCCCTTGGGACATGTTCATACAGTTGCAGAGAGATGGTAAGAACATGAATACAGAACCCCTCAGGGCTGACTCTGAAGGGGCCATGGAAGCAAACAAACTTAACGCTGCCTTTCTGGGTAACCAGGGCTCAGAGAGTCCAGGGAAATACCCACACGCCTGTGTGTTCACGCATTGCAGTAAACATTGTAAAGGCCTTGGGAACTTCTGGGAAAGCCCCATGGTTGGTGGGAAGAGCCCACTGGGGCCCACATTGTCCCCTTTCCTGGTACCTGCCTTCATTTCCGGCAGGGTGGCCGGCTGCCCTGGGGTGCGGTAAGACTGTCCAGGAAGGGATGACGCCACCCAGGTTTATCCTCTTCCACTTGGACAAATCTGTCCAGGTTGGTCAATTTACCACATGAGGTGATTTAATTAAATCCTGACGGGCCAGGTGGACATGCATGCAGCTGGTGTGCCATCTGAGGCAGTGACTTGTGAGTGTTGAAATGCTTCCTACCAATAAATAGCACGTGCATTTGGGACACCCATGCTGCTCACAAGACCACCCTGGGCTCCAGCACCTTGGGTGGCCGTGACTGGAGCAGAGGCACTGTGTAGCCTGCTGTAGATGAGAAGCCTCAGCTCTGTCTTTGGGTGGCTAGGGCCCCTGGATCGGGCAGGGCGTGCATCCTTACCCACAATCATGCCAACCTCACACCGGCGGTCTTCATAGTAGCAGGAGATCATCGTGGCCACAGTGTCATTCACCATGGCCACCACGTCCATCTCAAAGTCCTGCCAAGAGGTGGAGAGACAGTGGTGACAAGGctagttgggggtgggggtcttaGCTTAGTGGGCTCCGAGCCGTTCCAGCCAGGCACAGGAGGCAGAGACCCCTTCCTGAGGGGACACCCAGCAGGCCCTCACTAGCATCCTGGCCTAAGGCGGGGGGAGGAGGGTCCAGGGCAGTCACAGGGGCAGGTGCAGGTGCCACTTACACCTCTCCGCTTGATGGCATCTCGCAGGAGCCCCACAATGTTGTTGCCTTCTGCTCCCGAGGCCTTGAAGCCCTTGGTCCAGTTGAGAAGGATGCCCTGAGGGGAGAGGAGGGTCTCAGTGACTGCTGGATGCTGGGGGTAGGTGTGAAGGTATGGGAACTAATTCGGACCACAGGGATGTGCacccactttatttatttattttaaacttttggcCACGCGGCTCAGCATGTgagttcttagttccccaaccaggaatcaaacctatgcctcctgcattggaagaatgggatcctaaccactggatctccagagAAGTACAATGTGCACCCACTTTAAAGCTGAGCAAACAGAGGCTCAAAGCAGCCATATAACTTTGAAAAGTGTTGGAGACAATTCTCTATCTATATCTCAAATTTCTGCAGAGCTAGGTTCCAGCCAGTTTAAGGATGCCTGTATAGTTAAGCCTAGAGTCATCATCCCTGAGTGAGGAGGAGGTCCAGAGGGGAACAGCCAATGTAAGTTCAGGGCTCCCCTCCTGTGTGCAGCTCTTGTGTGTGAAGGTCCCATCCAGCCCCAATGTCCAGTGGGGACTAGGGATTGGAAAACCAACATAAGATGTTGCTCCCACAGCTGCCTCTGCCAGGAGTACTGACTTTGGCTTTCTCTCTGACCCAGAGGTCTCATGTGTTATGTataattgtgtgtatgtatgtatgtataattcacacacacatgtatatacatttgtataattAATGTGTGTAGATGAGTATGTATCATTTatctgtgaatgtgtgtgtatatatatatatatataatcacatgCGTATACACATGTAGGTATGATTGACATGTGTAAATATGCAGATGTAatttacatgtgtatatgtacacatacttGATGTGTataatttacatgtatatatgaatgtataattGACATGTGtagatatatacaaatatataactgACCtgcgtgtgtatatatgtttgtataatatatttatgtataaaaatatgcatgtacaacttatatgtttatatatgtatatccagcatgagtgcatgcatgtgtgtaatTTAAACACATGCAGTGCATGCATGTATAATTTATGTGCAAACACGTGATTCACATGCATAacttatgcacatatatacacataatttacatgtgtctgtgtgtgtgtataatttacatatatgtgtgtatgtgtggaggCATGAATAACTGACAGGCTAACTTACCTGCCAGAAGGCAGGGTAAAGCTGCAGCCCTGGGACATTGCCGCCTCCCCAACAGAAGGTACAGCGTAGTGATGACACGCTGGTGTGTTGGAGCCTGGCTGCCTGAGTTTGAACCTCAGTGCTGCCACTTCCCACTGTGGGCAAGTTGCTATGTCTCAGTTTCCTACTCTGTAATGGGGGTGTTATGCATAcctcatagggttgcaaggaggcTTGAGGCAAATAGTAAGAATCAGCTAATATTATGATTATTTCCCAGAGTCTCACAGGAGGTAAGTGATGGAGCTTGTTTGAGTCCAAGGCTCTTTCCCAACGTGGGATGCTGCATTTGAAAGCAGCCCAGGGCAGAGTTCATGGGCCCTTTTCTCTGGGGTGcctgtccacccatccatccacctcctcccctgcccacctcACACCTAGCCCCACCTTGTCAATGTCTTCATGCCTCACGGGAAAGGAGAAGGTGAAGCCCAAGGGCAGCTTCTTATGCTTCATCTGATGCTTATCCAGGAAGTCAGAGATGCACTCAGAGATGTAGTCAAAGAGCTGGAAGACAACACCAAGGTGGCCATCAGCTGCAGAAGGCCAGCCTTGTGCCAGGGTGCTTCTCAGCCCTTGCTGAACCATAGGCCCCTGGAAACATGGCCTCTGGACCTGACCTCAGTCCCCTGCTTCTTATCACCACTGCTTTTCGGGACTCAAGCAAGCCCTGTGCACAACCCCCATGCCAGAGTCCCACTGACAGCAGTCCTCAGGACAGGCAATGCCAGGACAATGGGGATGGTCCCCAGCGCAGCTGTGCTCTGCCAGTCTGGCCCTCCCAGCTGGACCCAGCAGCATCCAGCCTCAGACTTTGAACAGAGGTGTATCCCTGGCTATAACTATGGTTTCTAGCTTCAACACCCAAAGTGTTCTTTGCTGCCTCCCAAGTGTCCTGGCCACCCAACTCCTGGACCTGCAAGGACTGGCCACCACCCCACTCACATAGGCCTGTCCACAGAGCTGGGCGTTACTGAATGCCTGCTGATTGATTAAGCTCCCCAGTGGGTTCCAGGCCCAGGGAGGCAGCGACACTATCCTGCTTCCTGGATGCACGCCAGGTCCTGCAGCATTCCAAGGAAATTGGCTCTTAAAACCCTGTGCCTCAAGGAAATTGGCTCTGGCTCCATCCACCTCCCCTAGGGTTCATTCTACTTCTGTGGTCCTTCTTGAGTCCTCCCCATGGGCAGATATTATCATTGCAGTCATGCCCCCTGGCATCTATGTTGGTGGAGGGTGAGGGAATGCCACGTGGGAAGGAAGTAGAATGCATTCATGGACTGTGAGCCTGTTGGACCAGAGTGTTCTCTTGACTGCCCTACCATGTTTCTGACCCTTCTGGGAAACTGGGCAATGGTGCGACTTGCTGGGGCCATGCCCCACGGCCATCCACCTGGGCCTCTCAGCTGCTTCCCTTTCCTGTAGCAGGGGCCCCTGAAGTTGGGCCCACAGCCACCTGCCCTTGATGAACAGGTAGGCCCTAACACCAAGCCAAGCTCCAAGATCCTGGATGGTCTTGACCCTGGTCCCTGCACTCCCTCCCCCCGCCCAGCCCCTTGTTCCCTAGCCCAGGGTGCTCACCATCTCAGCAGTACCCGTCATGGCATCCTCGGGGATGGAGTACATCTGGTGCGTGGTCTTCACACTCCACTGTCCCGCCTCGCCTTCTCCCACCTTCACCAGCATCACCCGGAAGTTGGTGCCACCCAGGTCCAGGGAGAGGAAGTCCCCAACTTCTGCAGCCACAGACAGAAGTACATCAGTCTCATGGGCACCGCCTGGCAGGACCCCCGAGACTAGAGAAGAGGAGGTAAAGGCATGGTGGGGGCACCAGAGGGGCCCCTGGTACCGGACCCCAGAGTAAACTGTGGAAAGGGTCAAAGGTGAACTGGGTAAGTCAGCAGGAATTCCTTGCCTTGGACTGAACTCCCCCCAAGCCCAGAGCCCACCCGAAGATCTAGGAAAAATGTCCAGACTCAGGATTGGGCTGAGAGTCCCCCAAATGACTATAGGAAACCATTTTTCTActtgtgaaatgaaaaaaaccAGTTTCTCTGAGGTCAGAATGAGCCTGAAGGCCCCAGGGCTGAGCCAACGGAGCCAAGAGTAAGAACAGGCCAGTGTCTGGGGCCCAGCACGCTGGGGCTGCTAGGGACAGTCAGGGCTGTTAAGAAGGGCCTAGGGAACTTCTCCCTGCTGGAGCTAGGGGACAGCTGCCTCTGGTTGAGGACCTGCTGGCTCCcatgtgggttccatcccagcCCTGTCCTGGACCACGGTACCTGAGCCCTCTGGGGTGGAGCGCACATAGGTGGGCAGCATCTTCACACTGGCCTCCTTGTGGGTCTCCAGCCTCAGGCCTCGATCCATCTCCTTCTGCATCCGCCTCATCACCTTCTTCAAGTCCTCCTCCTGCAGCTGGAACTCTGCCAGGATCTGTTCCGCCTGCACAGGGAGGGGTGGAGAGCAGTTGGGTGGGAGAGGAGCTGTGCAGAGTTGGGGAGGGGGAACCTGCGGAGTGAGTATTTCTCACCCACACTGAGGGTCTCCTTTTGTCCCCTCACCCTGAGTCCAGGATGACCCATCATTTCAAACCACTGCAGTTAAAAGCAGTTGGAAAATTAAGACAGTGGAGTTCCAACACCCCTTCTAAACAAAtgcagcctgggggtggggggcagagggcaGATGAGGCACCTGCTTTGTACCCCTGATCCAGGTCAGGGGAAGAGGGAGGTGCTAACCAGGAGAGTGGGTGAGACACAGGCTGGAAGAGCCTGTCTGGAGGGCGATGGGCAGCTGGCCATTATTGTCTAAAAGATCCAATCATTCTACCTCTAGGAGTTTATGCTAAGGGAGTAAATGGGCCAGTGGTGCAAATTTTCATTAAGTGTTAGTCAAGGCACCAGTTGGAGGTGACACCAGTTAGTTAGAGGTGTCTGTTGGACTAAAGCATGGTGTCCACAGCCTGGAAGTTGCTGAGGCCATTAGAGGGAGGAAGGGTCCCTATATATAAAAGATAGATTCAATGTCACCATTCCTGTGAGTATGGACAGCCTGGGCAAGGGTCTCCTCCCACACTCTTTGGAGGAGTGGCCGCTCACTCACCCCTTCGTGGTGGCACGAGGTTGGGTGTAAACACAGTACCCATGCCCATGAATCCCCAGAAAACAGAGACCCTGCTCTGACCTTGCATGTGGACAGTGGTATGGCAGCCCTTCCTTCTTTGCACAATAGCATGTATTCATGCAGAAAAGGCCATTTTTATTACCTGGATATTCGGACCAAAAAAGAAAGGGCAGATACTCGAATAAAAACCATGGATCCACTCTTCAAAAACCTCAGCCTCTTTTGTTGGCAGTTTACCATGTGAGCTTGGGGGTGGAGATGCTCTGAATTCCATAAGGAGACTACACAGCTATTTGCCCCTTCTTCCTCAGTTTTGATAGCCCACATTTTGTTGGGAGACTGGGGGGCAATCACCTTAAAGGAAGACAGCCCCTCACCAGGCTGAGGCAACTTCCCATGATTGGGCTAAGCCAAGCCCAGTTATCCTGTCCTGTTTTTGCTGGTGATTTGGTTTACAGTTGGGCATGTGGTCCAGTTCTGGCCAATGATGGGTGAAGGGAAGCCTGTTTTTAGCAGGAGGAAGGCCCTCTGGGGAAGGTCAGTGCCCTGCCAACTTTGTATACACAACTATATAAGAGTGTGATAACCGGCACTGTAGCAGCTATCCTGAGCCGTGAGGAGACAAGGCTGAAGAGAAAAGGCTATTAGCATATTATAGATGGCAGTGAAGAGAGGCAGAGTGAGCCGAGCCCTGATGACGTCACTGACATGCTGAGTCAGCCCTGGACCCACACACCTCCCTGTGCCGCTTGTGGAAGCAAGCACTCATCACTTAAGGCCATGGTTAGTCAGGTGTTTCATTTCCTGAAGCCCAAAGCATTCTTAATGGGTACAGATCCTTACTTAGGAGCCAGTTTTCTTACCAAGACCCCCTTGTTTAAAACTTAAACCCACGGAAGGTCACACAGGAATGGAGCTGACAAAGTCTACAACAAAGCACAGAGAATCAAACACCAATGTTTGCTAAGCTATTCCGCAGCTCTGGGCATGGGGTGGGGTGCACCTTGCCCCAAGGCTCTTCTCACAGGACACAGCCCTGGAGAGGCCCCCGTGCTCTGTGAAGCCATCCAGTCTGTCCTCAGAGGCCCACGCCTACAGCTTggacccctctctctctctcacacacacttcCAAACATAAAACATGCCAAGAAGGAATAGTAACATTAACATTTGCTAAATCCTTGCAGTATGCCAGGCGCTGAGCTGAATATACTACACAAGCTTCCTCACATCCCTGGCACAAGGGGAGGTGTTAGCATCTGCTCACCTTTTAGATGGTAGCCACAGGCAGCCAACACACAGCATGGGTCCAACACCCAAGGCCAGGTACACAAGGGCTGCCTGGCATCTTTCCCCAAACAGGACTGTGCGACATCACCGGCTCTTTTCAAAAGCGATGCTAATCCTGCAGAGGTCCAGCCCTCGGGCCCCTCTGGGTTTCATCCCGTCTCCTTACTTCATGGCAGTCTGACCCATAGCCGTAAGCCTGGACCCATGAGGGGTTGTGACCCAATGGCTTCACTCTGTGTCCAGACCCATGTGGGCACATGTTTGGAAAGGGGCTGGAAGGTTCCGTGGTTGCAGACCAACACTGCAGGCCGCAGACTGACATGGGCCTCCAGCCGACCTCCCCTCTGGCCGTGGGGAGCATCCTCCAAGATAGGTACAAACCCCTTCCTTGAGTGAGTATCTGCAGGCACCACATTTAGTCACCCTGCAACCCTGAGAGGAGGTGCTCCTAACTGCACAGTCCCCTCAACTCTCAAGGCTGTGTGTCCAGGAGGGTATGGGTGGGGTTTAGGTCACAGGGAAGAGGTCTGCCTCAGAGACCCCCTGCGAACATCCCCAGGAGCAGGCGCTGTGCGCCAGATCCTGCCCAGGGTATCGCCTGCTTAATCCCCTGGGACCCAGGCATTTTATTACCCCTACTTCCTTTCCGAGGCCACAGATCTAGACAGCTCAGAGCTGGCTTTGAACCCGGGTGCTGGCTCTgagcccacctcccctccccactccactgGGATGCCCAGCCCTTCCCAGAGCCCAGGCTGGGTGTCCATGCACCCTGGCTTAAAGGTCTTGTTGAGCAGCCTAGGGACTGTGGGGAGTTGCCTGAGGAACCCCAAGAAGCCACCTGTCCCCCAGGTCACAGACAGAGCCTGTCCCCCACTCTCACCCCACAGCTGTACCCCTGCTTGTTCACCAAGAGGTCACAGGACACAGCATCAAGGCTCACAGCTACACCcgaatattgtgtgtgtgttggggggtctCCTGCCTGAGCAACTCTTCTATGCCCCAGGCAGGGTCACTGCCCCCATCTGGCAGTGCCATGGCCCCCAGGATCCCGGCTTCTGGTGTCCCGGCCCTCTGGCTCTCCTGGGTGCTCCCATCTTGGCTGTCCTGGGACTCTCAAGGCAGGTCTCGGGTTGGCAGGTTGGGGAACGGTTTCCCCAGGAGTATGTGGCAGCTGGCCCAGGATCACCCTCTGTGTGTACACAGCCATCCAGTGGCTGCAGCTGGACACACATGGGGCTCACACTGCCCTCCAGGGCAATGGATGGGCTCTAAAGCTCACAGGGTGTCCAGCATTTGCCCAGGGGTCCTATGCCCTGGCCCTCTGGGGCCCTCCCAGTGCTATGCTGGGATGGGAGGCACTCTCACACCTTCACCTGTCTCATCCGTCAAAAGGAAGCCCTGTAGCATGTCCTGCCTTCTTTCTTGAGCCAAGGAAGTGGGGTCCCAAAGTGCCGAGTACGGCATAAAGAGGGCAGTTGTACTCAACCAAGTTCCACAGACCCAGCCCCCATCATCTCTGCCCACCAACTTGGCCCTTCCTACTTTGCTTCCAACCTATACATCCAATGGCTTTGTCCAGACCTGTGGCCTTAAGGACTATATGCATACTGATGGCTGCACACTAGGAGGGGAGGTCCCACAGACCGAGAGGCATGGGTAGGGCTGGGGGAATCCACCTGGTCTTGGCATGTCAGGGTGTCTGTTAGTCAAGGAGAGATTGATGCCAAGGAGTGGTTGGATTTGTAAGGCCAGCGCACATCGGACAGTCTGGCACTGTCAGCCCAGGAGCAAGTCCCCAAGAAGACACTGTCCACGGAGAAACCCCTCCTAGAGAGGCTGGACAGTGGAGGGATCGGCTGCCACCTAGATTCTGTGCCTCCTTCCAGGGGGTCCAGCTCCTTCCCCACTTCTGCTGTCCCAGCCGTGGCCCCAGGGACCACTCACCTGGCTTTGCGGTGACCCTTACCAGGTTCAAAGCTGTCTGGGCCTGGCTCCTTGTGGCTTCCATCACCACTTCTCTGAGAGGCCAAGAGGTAGGTTTAGGGGGAGGTGGAGACTCTCCTTCCTGCTGAGGCACAGGGGTGGCCTGTAGCCTGGAAGTCAGGGGCCTACCTGTGCAGGTATGGGCCATGGAGGAAAGAGCTGCCCACTCAGGCTGCCCGGGCCTTCTGCAGAGAGCATTCAGCAGGCAGCTGCTAAGATACTCTGCCTACTGCTACAGGTCAGATAGGGCCAAAAGGGCAAAGGAGGCCTGCGTGGGGTCAGGAGTGACAAGGGCTATGGAGTGGTGGCCCATGCCTGCAGCCCGGGGTGGAGATCTGTTGCCCAAAGTTTCTGGAGAGGGAGCAGAACCACTCTATGTCCCCTTCAGTCCTTGGACGTCCAGGGTGGACAGTCTTCACGCTTTCCAGGTCAGGAAAGCACATTGAAGAGCTGGCAGGCTGGAAGGGGCTGCTGAGGGCCTGACCCTGTGCCAGATGAAGAACCTGAACCTGGTCTTGGTCTTGAACCACGGGGACCCCTGGCCAATTTTCCCCTGAGGTCTTTACTGCAGttgggaggggagaggcaggctggtggcagggaggcctggcctgaggACCTGAGCAAGGAAGACTCCTTGTGAAACTGGGGTGCAGAGGGTGAGAGACCTCCTGAGACTCTCGGCTCCTCTCCTGAGCCCTCAAAGCCCTGCCATTTGCCCAATCAGGCTGGTGGGTTGAATGAGGGGTTGGGGGTGTGCCTAAGACATCATTTGGGTC encodes:
- the GCK gene encoding glucokinase isoform X1 — protein: MLDDRARMEISKKEKAEQILAEFQLQEEDLKKVMRRMQKEMDRGLRLETHKEASVKMLPTYVRSTPEGSEVGDFLSLDLGGTNFRVMLVKVGEGEAGQWSVKTTHQMYSIPEDAMTGTAEMLFDYISECISDFLDKHQMKHKKLPLGFTFSFPVRHEDIDKGILLNWTKGFKASGAEGNNIVGLLRDAIKRRGDFEMDVVAMVNDTVATMISCYYEDRRCEVGMIVGTGCNACYMEEMQNVELVEGDEGRMCVNTEWGAFGDSGELDEFLLEYDRVVDENSLNPGQQLYEKLIGGKYMGELVRLVLLKLVDENLLFHGEASEQLRTRGAFETRFVSQVESDSGDRKQIYNILSTLGLRPSATDCDIVRRACESVSTRAAHMCAAGLAGVINRMRESRSEDVMRITVGVDGSVYKLHPSFKERFHAIVRRLTPSCEITFIESEEGSGRGAALISAVACKKACMLGQ